One Loxodonta africana isolate mLoxAfr1 chromosome 4, mLoxAfr1.hap2, whole genome shotgun sequence genomic region harbors:
- the LOC111749145 gene encoding NKG2-F type II integral membrane protein-like isoform X1 has product MLTRPPHYRLHGFLTDRSTLTLKHSQWHHSAEEMSNQTVIYSDINLAKYPKRQQIKPESKDSSVSDTEQDITYVELNLHNASQDLQGNDKKPHCKGRLAATTLGIICLVLMASVLTMTVIVVTPYKSLKGMEQDNSSQIMPPKGHCHRCPKAWFMYSNNCYYISNERKSWSESQMACASKKSNLFYIDNEEDMNFMRYFGVLTWVELSGNSTFSSKLISVSPERGKKCTYFNIYINKISFGSCLKLNTYVCKHQARLFP; this is encoded by the exons ATGTTGACCAGGCCTCCCCACTACCGGCTGCATGGCTTTCTGACCGACAGAAG CACACTTACCTTAAAGCACAGTCAGTGGCATCACTCAGCTGAAGAGATGAGTAATCAAACAGTAATCTACTCAGACATCAACCTGGCCAAATACCCAAAGAGGCAGCAAATCAAACCTGAGAGCAAAGATAGCTCCGTTTCAGACACTGAGCAGGACATAACCTATGTGGAATTAAACCTTCATAATGCGTCTCAGGATCTTCAAGGAAACGACAAGAAGCCCCATTGCAAAG GGAGGCTCGCTGCTACGACCCTGGGAATCATCTGCCTTGTCCTGATGGCCAGTGTACTAACCATGACAGTCATAGTTGTCACTCCCTATAAGTCTTTGAAAG GTATGGAACAGGATAATTCTTCTCAGATAATGCCCCCAAAAG GACATTGTCATCGTTGTCCAAAGGCCTGGTTTATGTATTCCAACAACTGTTATTACATTAGTAATGAAAGAAAGTCATGGAGTGAAAGTCAGATGGCTTGTGCTTCTAAGAAATCTAATCTGTTTTACATAGATAATGAAGAAGACATG AATTTCATGAGGTATTTCGGTGTCTTAACGTGGGTTGAACTTAGTGGCAATTCAACTTTCTCCTCCAAACT GATTTCAGTAtctccagagagaggcaagaaatgcacatattttaatatttacattAACAAGATTTCTTTTGGATCCTGCTTGAAATTAAACACATATGTTTGTAAGCACCAGGCAcgattgtttccctaa
- the LOC111749145 gene encoding NKG2-A/NKG2-B type II integral membrane protein-like isoform X4 codes for MLTRPPHYRLHGFLTDRSTLTLKHSQWHHSAEEMSNQTVIYSDINLAKYPKRQQIKPESKDSSVSDTEQDITYVELNLHNASQDLQGNDKKPHCKGRLAATTLGIICLVLMASVLTMTVIVVTPYKSLKGMEQDNSSQIMPPKGHCHRCPKAWFMYSNNCYYISNERKSWSESQMACASKKSNLFYIDNEEDMSIRLIATLEDPRRPYRAGWKCPIVFPWL; via the exons ATGTTGACCAGGCCTCCCCACTACCGGCTGCATGGCTTTCTGACCGACAGAAG CACACTTACCTTAAAGCACAGTCAGTGGCATCACTCAGCTGAAGAGATGAGTAATCAAACAGTAATCTACTCAGACATCAACCTGGCCAAATACCCAAAGAGGCAGCAAATCAAACCTGAGAGCAAAGATAGCTCCGTTTCAGACACTGAGCAGGACATAACCTATGTGGAATTAAACCTTCATAATGCGTCTCAGGATCTTCAAGGAAACGACAAGAAGCCCCATTGCAAAG GGAGGCTCGCTGCTACGACCCTGGGAATCATCTGCCTTGTCCTGATGGCCAGTGTACTAACCATGACAGTCATAGTTGTCACTCCCTATAAGTCTTTGAAAG GTATGGAACAGGATAATTCTTCTCAGATAATGCCCCCAAAAG GACATTGTCATCGTTGTCCAAAGGCCTGGTTTATGTATTCCAACAACTGTTATTACATTAGTAATGAAAGAAAGTCATGGAGTGAAAGTCAGATGGCTTGTGCTTCTAAGAAATCTAATCTGTTTTACATAGATAATGAAGAAGACATG tcgattcgactcatagcgaccctagaagacCCTAgaagaccctacagggcagggtggaagtgccccatagtgtttccctggctgtaa
- the LOC111749145 gene encoding NKG2-A/NKG2-B type II integral membrane protein-like isoform X5 encodes MLTRPPHYRLHGFLTDRSTLTLKHSQWHHSAEEMSNQTVIYSDINLAKYPKRQQIKPESKDSSVSDTEQDITYVELNLHNASQDLQGNDKKPHCKGRLAATTLGIICLVLMASVLTMTVIVVTPYKSLKGMEQDNSSQIMPPKGHCHRCPKAWFMYSNNCYYISNERKSWSESQMACASKKSNLFYIDNEEDMDFSISRERQEMHIF; translated from the exons ATGTTGACCAGGCCTCCCCACTACCGGCTGCATGGCTTTCTGACCGACAGAAG CACACTTACCTTAAAGCACAGTCAGTGGCATCACTCAGCTGAAGAGATGAGTAATCAAACAGTAATCTACTCAGACATCAACCTGGCCAAATACCCAAAGAGGCAGCAAATCAAACCTGAGAGCAAAGATAGCTCCGTTTCAGACACTGAGCAGGACATAACCTATGTGGAATTAAACCTTCATAATGCGTCTCAGGATCTTCAAGGAAACGACAAGAAGCCCCATTGCAAAG GGAGGCTCGCTGCTACGACCCTGGGAATCATCTGCCTTGTCCTGATGGCCAGTGTACTAACCATGACAGTCATAGTTGTCACTCCCTATAAGTCTTTGAAAG GTATGGAACAGGATAATTCTTCTCAGATAATGCCCCCAAAAG GACATTGTCATCGTTGTCCAAAGGCCTGGTTTATGTATTCCAACAACTGTTATTACATTAGTAATGAAAGAAAGTCATGGAGTGAAAGTCAGATGGCTTGTGCTTCTAAGAAATCTAATCTGTTTTACATAGATAATGAAGAAGACATG GATTTCAGTAtctccagagagaggcaagaaatgcacatattttaa
- the LOC111749145 gene encoding NKG2-A/NKG2-B type II integral membrane protein-like isoform X2 produces MLTRPPHYRLHGFLTDRSTLTLKHSQWHHSAEEMSNQTVIYSDINLAKYPKRQQIKPESKDSSVSDTEQDITYVELNLHNASQDLQGNDKKPHCKGRLAATTLGIICLVLMASVLTMTVIVVTPYKSLKGHCHRCPKAWFMYSNNCYYISNERKSWSESQMACASKKSNLFYIDNEEDMNFMRYFGVLTWVELSGNSTFSSKLISVSPERGKKCTYFNIYINKISFGSCLKLNTYVCKHQARLFP; encoded by the exons ATGTTGACCAGGCCTCCCCACTACCGGCTGCATGGCTTTCTGACCGACAGAAG CACACTTACCTTAAAGCACAGTCAGTGGCATCACTCAGCTGAAGAGATGAGTAATCAAACAGTAATCTACTCAGACATCAACCTGGCCAAATACCCAAAGAGGCAGCAAATCAAACCTGAGAGCAAAGATAGCTCCGTTTCAGACACTGAGCAGGACATAACCTATGTGGAATTAAACCTTCATAATGCGTCTCAGGATCTTCAAGGAAACGACAAGAAGCCCCATTGCAAAG GGAGGCTCGCTGCTACGACCCTGGGAATCATCTGCCTTGTCCTGATGGCCAGTGTACTAACCATGACAGTCATAGTTGTCACTCCCTATAAGTCTTTGAAAG GACATTGTCATCGTTGTCCAAAGGCCTGGTTTATGTATTCCAACAACTGTTATTACATTAGTAATGAAAGAAAGTCATGGAGTGAAAGTCAGATGGCTTGTGCTTCTAAGAAATCTAATCTGTTTTACATAGATAATGAAGAAGACATG AATTTCATGAGGTATTTCGGTGTCTTAACGTGGGTTGAACTTAGTGGCAATTCAACTTTCTCCTCCAAACT GATTTCAGTAtctccagagagaggcaagaaatgcacatattttaatatttacattAACAAGATTTCTTTTGGATCCTGCTTGAAATTAAACACATATGTTTGTAAGCACCAGGCAcgattgtttccctaa
- the LOC111749145 gene encoding NKG2-F type II integral membrane protein-like isoform X3: MSNQTVIYSDINLAKYPKRQQIKPESKDSSVSDTEQDITYVELNLHNASQDLQGNDKKPHCKGRLAATTLGIICLVLMASVLTMTVIVVTPYKSLKGMEQDNSSQIMPPKGHCHRCPKAWFMYSNNCYYISNERKSWSESQMACASKKSNLFYIDNEEDMNFMRYFGVLTWVELSGNSTFSSKLISVSPERGKKCTYFNIYINKISFGSCLKLNTYVCKHQARLFP; this comes from the exons ATGAGTAATCAAACAGTAATCTACTCAGACATCAACCTGGCCAAATACCCAAAGAGGCAGCAAATCAAACCTGAGAGCAAAGATAGCTCCGTTTCAGACACTGAGCAGGACATAACCTATGTGGAATTAAACCTTCATAATGCGTCTCAGGATCTTCAAGGAAACGACAAGAAGCCCCATTGCAAAG GGAGGCTCGCTGCTACGACCCTGGGAATCATCTGCCTTGTCCTGATGGCCAGTGTACTAACCATGACAGTCATAGTTGTCACTCCCTATAAGTCTTTGAAAG GTATGGAACAGGATAATTCTTCTCAGATAATGCCCCCAAAAG GACATTGTCATCGTTGTCCAAAGGCCTGGTTTATGTATTCCAACAACTGTTATTACATTAGTAATGAAAGAAAGTCATGGAGTGAAAGTCAGATGGCTTGTGCTTCTAAGAAATCTAATCTGTTTTACATAGATAATGAAGAAGACATG AATTTCATGAGGTATTTCGGTGTCTTAACGTGGGTTGAACTTAGTGGCAATTCAACTTTCTCCTCCAAACT GATTTCAGTAtctccagagagaggcaagaaatgcacatattttaatatttacattAACAAGATTTCTTTTGGATCCTGCTTGAAATTAAACACATATGTTTGTAAGCACCAGGCAcgattgtttccctaa